From one Streptomyces sp. SCSIO 30461 genomic stretch:
- a CDS encoding tyrosine-type recombinase/integrase, which produces MAGKKWKPLDHQPTGLIFTTSTGRATDPRSLNRVLTILCTNTMVRRVRVHDLHHTCASLHLAQGVDARTIMETLGHSTITMTLDTYAHVMQTTLKAAADRMDDALSLDEASEEGCEEPEEPTAA; this is translated from the coding sequence GTGGCTGGCAAGAAGTGGAAGCCGCTCGATCACCAGCCGACCGGCCTCATCTTCACCACGTCGACTGGCCGGGCCACGGACCCCCGGAGCCTGAACAGGGTGCTGACGATCCTCTGCACCAACACGATGGTACGACGGGTCCGGGTGCACGACCTACACCACACGTGCGCCTCGCTTCACCTTGCACAGGGTGTGGATGCTCGGACCATCATGGAGACGCTCGGGCACAGCACGATCACGATGACGCTCGACACCTACGCCCACGTCATGCAGACGACGCTCAAGGCGGCAGCCGATCGGATGGATGACGCGCTAAGTCTTGACGAGGCCAGCGAGGAAGGGTGCGAAGAACCCGAGGAGCCGACAGCTGCCTGA
- a CDS encoding guanylate kinase, with protein sequence MTSSGVILYGPPGSGKDTITSALTQLRPEFALFERLKAGPGRTTGYRITTADRIEELSRAGELLYRNARYDAEYAIDRQGVAALVDADRIPVLHMGQVAGASAVAAFPLHWIRVLLWCPLDVTASRSVGRGDKDVEARLKVWHET encoded by the coding sequence GTGACGTCGTCCGGCGTGATCCTCTACGGGCCGCCCGGCTCCGGCAAGGACACCATCACCAGTGCACTGACACAGCTCCGACCGGAGTTCGCACTCTTCGAGCGGCTCAAGGCCGGCCCCGGGCGCACGACCGGATACCGGATCACGACCGCAGACCGCATCGAAGAGCTGTCGCGGGCGGGAGAACTCCTCTACCGCAACGCCCGCTACGACGCTGAGTACGCGATCGACCGGCAGGGCGTCGCGGCCTTGGTCGACGCCGACCGCATCCCGGTTCTGCACATGGGGCAGGTCGCAGGGGCCAGCGCGGTGGCAGCCTTCCCCTTGCACTGGATTCGTGTGCTCCTGTGGTGCCCGCTGGATGTCACGGCGTCGCGCTCCGTCGGCCGCGGAGACAAGGACGTCGAGGCTCGGTTGAAGGTCTGGCACGAGACCTGA
- a CDS encoding long-chain fatty acid--CoA ligase, translating into MLSTMQDVPLTVTRILKHGMTIHGTSQVTTWTGESEPHRRSYRELGERTAQLAHALRDELGVDGDQRVATLMWNNAEHVEAYFAVPCMGAVLHTLNLRLPVEQLVFIVNHAADRVVIVNGSLLPLLAPLLPHLPTVEHVVVSGPGDRSLLDGATAQVHEYEELIAGKPTSYDWPELDERSAAAMCYTSGTTGDPKGVVYSHRSIYLHSMQVNMAQSMGLTDSDTSLVVVPQFHVNAWGLPHAVLMTGVNMLMPDRFLQPGPLAEMIETERPTHAAAVPTIWQGLLAELTAKPRDVSCLGQVTIGGSACPPSLMEAFDKLGMRVCHAWGMTETSPLGTIARPPADAGGTDAEFGYRLTQGRFPAGVEARLRGPGGEFLPWDGESAGELEVRGPWIAGAYYSGSEGEPHRPEDKFSEDGWLRTGDVGVICPRGFLTLTDRAKDVIKSGGEWISSVELENALMAHPEVAEAAVVAVPDEKWGERPLATIVLKEGSTADYVSLREFLAGRIAKWQLPERWAIIAEVPKTSVGKFDKKKIREAHRLGQLDVTRVD; encoded by the coding sequence GTGCTGAGCACCATGCAGGACGTACCACTGACCGTGACCCGCATCCTGAAGCACGGGATGACGATCCACGGCACCTCACAGGTCACCACGTGGACAGGGGAGAGCGAACCGCACCGGCGCAGCTACCGGGAGCTCGGCGAACGGACCGCTCAGCTGGCGCACGCCCTGCGGGACGAACTCGGGGTCGACGGGGACCAGCGCGTCGCCACTTTGATGTGGAACAACGCCGAGCATGTCGAGGCGTACTTCGCCGTGCCCTGCATGGGCGCCGTCCTGCACACCCTCAATCTGCGGCTGCCGGTCGAGCAGTTGGTGTTCATCGTCAACCACGCGGCGGACCGGGTCGTGATCGTCAACGGCTCCCTGCTGCCACTGCTCGCCCCGCTGCTGCCGCATCTGCCGACGGTCGAGCATGTCGTGGTGTCGGGTCCCGGTGACCGCTCGCTGCTGGATGGGGCGACCGCCCAGGTGCACGAGTACGAGGAACTGATCGCAGGGAAGCCGACCTCGTACGACTGGCCCGAGCTGGACGAGCGGTCGGCAGCGGCCATGTGCTACACCTCGGGCACCACGGGCGACCCCAAGGGCGTCGTCTACTCGCACCGCTCCATCTATCTGCACTCGATGCAGGTCAACATGGCCCAGTCGATGGGTCTCACCGACAGTGACACCAGCTTGGTCGTGGTGCCGCAGTTCCATGTCAACGCCTGGGGCCTGCCGCACGCCGTGCTGATGACTGGCGTCAACATGCTGATGCCGGACCGCTTCCTCCAGCCCGGACCGCTCGCCGAGATGATCGAGACCGAGCGCCCGACGCATGCCGCGGCCGTGCCCACCATCTGGCAGGGCCTGCTCGCCGAACTGACCGCCAAGCCCCGCGATGTGAGCTGTCTGGGACAGGTCACCATCGGTGGTTCCGCCTGCCCGCCGTCCCTGATGGAGGCGTTCGACAAGCTCGGCATGCGCGTGTGCCACGCCTGGGGCATGACGGAGACTTCCCCGCTCGGCACCATCGCCCGCCCGCCCGCCGATGCCGGCGGTACGGACGCGGAGTTCGGCTACCGCCTCACCCAGGGCCGCTTCCCGGCCGGTGTGGAGGCCCGGCTGCGCGGTCCCGGCGGGGAGTTCCTGCCCTGGGACGGGGAATCGGCGGGTGAGCTCGAGGTACGCGGACCGTGGATCGCAGGCGCGTACTACAGCGGCTCGGAAGGTGAACCGCACAGGCCGGAGGACAAGTTCAGCGAGGACGGTTGGCTGAGGACCGGTGACGTCGGCGTCATCTGCCCCCGGGGCTTCCTGACGCTCACCGACCGGGCCAAGGACGTCATCAAGTCCGGCGGTGAGTGGATCTCCTCCGTCGAACTCGAGAACGCGCTGATGGCCCACCCCGAGGTGGCCGAGGCGGCGGTCGTCGCTGTCCCGGACGAGAAGTGGGGGGAGCGCCCGCTGGCCACCATCGTGCTCAAGGAGGGTTCGACGGCCGACTACGTGTCGCTCCGTGAGTTCCTGGCCGGGCGGATCGCGAAATGGCAGCTGCCTGAGCGCTGGGCGATCATCGCGGAGGTGCCGAAGACGAGCGTCGGGAAGTTCGACAAGAAGAAGATTCGCGAAGCACATAGGTTGGGCCAGCTCGACGTAACCCGGGTCGACTGA
- a CDS encoding PAS domain-containing protein → MSSRPSRGAARLAAILDALPDGLVLVNCNGTVVNANTIALEMFETPGTALVGRGLLDLLPSFDSKLIPGSMRRPESADARGRTKPTRMTARRTDGGEFPVEVTSASLEDGRQAYAAAGGGNSNGFPGGAGGYTGDELLMLVVRDLSGTVDTEVELARSQRQTEMILRAAAEGVVGTDTDGRVVLVNPAAAQILGYRASDLGGRELHTLILHSRPDGEPFPYEDSPLADTLKSGRKHRVRGQVLYAKSGEKIPVDLTTAPVRDGELLVGAVMTFTDRRPYEELLTSHTAEIAERDERHTTEISALAEKHTAELTALAEQHTAELADRTERYAAEAEERAERESAANARLNQLTAVLGDSLRGPLEELRGELGKLAADPAGQLWPEANQILHHLAAGYARMTTLVDNVLGFQRLDSGAEPLQRAKVLLDGVVAAGVEGAVELIGQGRAQFAVHAPRIEAEVDATRLATALAHLIADVAGVDSTGRARVVASAGGGYVDSTIVVAAAQRGDVVRIEVRGPYPGGDPVHEPIVRGVVLAHGGLLQTHEVPGMSGSAYVLEVPLGEGAGIVAAAPEAPAELVPAGPAAETSGGGGGRRRARRASTDAFLENPIAAEATETPASEPSDEPSAVVAVAGTGRRRGRPSPAEATAEGDTARPALGPVVPPQGVGPVVHTAPQPTGRRARRVAAAQAALPALPPASGPAPASAPALEPAPGPSPAPGPSPAPSPAPVEDSVAEVGAAALEPVGRRARRALSAAPAQAQAPEESRSAFALPPAEADRVVAADSGTEHADRDDRENRDDREVHKGRQDADDSTHGDHTPPQAHPVSPEAPAANGALPQPAPQRTAQPLPAEAPPLPADASQGRSFNVRTLGQGVPFAQQAAQSQAQIQTQAQGQTQGQGRSLGGNQPLAARRRKLSTRPDDDATETGSRPLPQPPAVPQQRIPATPPEGRAYAIGAPDEGAEGPELLDGPGGAIEIANQPAPLPVDDELPPEPLDNPRRLLVWPAPDVATQQALTDRGYRPVIVHSRDEVDAQIAAFPAALFVDPLTGPITRTALQSLRQAAVGAEVPVLLAAGLGQATREAAYGADPAILLKALAPRDSEQHPSRVLLIEENEDIATALTATLERRGMQVAHALGDTDAVTLAQQMRPNLVVMDLMQIRRRRAGVIDWLRANGHLNRTPLVVYTSAGLDQAELPKLSAGETVLFLAERSTSTEVQGRIVDLLAKIGTN, encoded by the coding sequence GTGAGCAGCAGGCCATCCCGAGGCGCTGCTCGCCTCGCAGCCATACTCGACGCCCTTCCGGACGGGCTCGTACTCGTCAACTGCAACGGCACGGTGGTCAACGCCAACACCATCGCCCTTGAGATGTTCGAGACACCGGGTACGGCACTGGTGGGGCGAGGGCTGCTCGATCTCCTTCCGTCCTTCGATTCCAAGCTGATCCCGGGCTCGATGCGGCGGCCCGAATCCGCCGACGCGCGGGGCAGGACCAAGCCGACCCGGATGACCGCGCGACGCACCGACGGCGGCGAGTTCCCCGTCGAGGTGACCAGCGCCAGTCTGGAGGACGGCCGACAGGCGTACGCGGCGGCCGGCGGCGGCAACAGCAACGGCTTCCCCGGCGGCGCGGGCGGCTACACCGGCGACGAGCTGCTCATGCTCGTCGTCCGCGATCTTTCCGGCACTGTCGACACCGAGGTCGAACTCGCCCGCTCGCAGCGCCAGACCGAGATGATCCTGCGAGCCGCCGCCGAAGGCGTCGTCGGCACGGACACCGACGGCCGCGTGGTGCTCGTGAACCCGGCAGCGGCGCAGATCCTCGGCTATCGCGCAAGCGACCTCGGCGGCCGGGAGCTGCACACGCTGATCCTGCACTCGCGGCCGGACGGCGAGCCGTTCCCGTACGAGGACTCACCGCTCGCCGACACCCTCAAGTCGGGCCGCAAGCACCGTGTGCGTGGACAGGTGCTGTACGCCAAGAGCGGCGAGAAGATCCCGGTCGACCTGACGACGGCCCCGGTACGGGACGGGGAGCTGCTGGTCGGCGCGGTGATGACGTTCACCGACCGGCGGCCTTACGAGGAACTGCTGACCAGCCACACCGCGGAGATCGCCGAACGCGACGAGCGGCACACCACCGAGATCAGCGCGCTGGCCGAGAAGCACACCGCCGAGCTGACTGCGCTGGCCGAGCAGCACACCGCTGAGCTCGCGGACCGGACCGAGCGGTACGCGGCCGAGGCCGAGGAGCGCGCGGAGCGGGAGAGCGCGGCGAACGCCCGGCTGAATCAGCTGACCGCCGTGCTCGGCGACTCGCTGCGCGGACCGCTGGAGGAACTACGCGGCGAGCTCGGCAAGCTGGCGGCCGACCCGGCGGGCCAGCTCTGGCCCGAAGCGAACCAGATACTGCACCACCTGGCGGCCGGCTACGCCCGGATGACCACCCTGGTCGACAACGTGCTGGGTTTCCAGCGCCTGGACTCGGGCGCGGAGCCGCTCCAGCGGGCCAAGGTCCTGCTCGACGGGGTGGTCGCGGCCGGTGTGGAAGGCGCTGTGGAGCTGATCGGCCAGGGACGGGCCCAGTTCGCCGTGCACGCCCCGCGGATCGAAGCCGAGGTGGACGCGACCCGGCTGGCGACCGCGCTGGCCCATCTGATCGCGGATGTCGCCGGGGTCGACTCGACCGGGCGCGCCCGGGTCGTGGCGTCGGCCGGCGGCGGCTACGTCGACTCCACGATCGTGGTGGCGGCGGCGCAGCGCGGGGATGTCGTACGGATCGAGGTACGCGGCCCCTACCCAGGGGGCGACCCGGTGCATGAGCCGATCGTGCGCGGGGTCGTGCTGGCCCATGGCGGTCTGCTCCAGACGCACGAGGTGCCGGGGATGAGCGGCAGCGCGTACGTGCTCGAAGTGCCGCTCGGTGAGGGCGCCGGGATCGTGGCCGCGGCTCCGGAGGCTCCCGCCGAGCTCGTACCGGCCGGGCCCGCTGCCGAGACCTCCGGTGGCGGTGGTGGTCGCAGGCGGGCGCGCCGGGCGAGCACGGACGCGTTCCTTGAGAACCCCATAGCAGCGGAGGCAACCGAAACACCTGCATCCGAGCCATCGGACGAGCCCTCCGCCGTCGTCGCTGTCGCCGGCACCGGGCGCCGGCGCGGGCGGCCCAGCCCCGCCGAGGCCACCGCGGAAGGCGACACGGCCCGCCCTGCGCTGGGCCCGGTGGTCCCGCCTCAGGGCGTCGGCCCCGTGGTCCACACTGCGCCCCAGCCGACGGGCCGCCGCGCGCGCCGGGTCGCCGCGGCACAAGCGGCGCTGCCCGCGCTGCCTCCGGCGTCCGGACCCGCGCCCGCGTCCGCGCCCGCTCTCGAACCGGCTCCCGGCCCCTCTCCTGCTCCCGGCCCCTCTCCCGCTCCCTCTCCTGCTCCCGTTGAAGACTCGGTGGCCGAGGTCGGCGCGGCGGCGTTGGAACCCGTCGGCCGACGTGCGCGCCGCGCACTGAGCGCCGCACCGGCACAGGCGCAGGCGCCCGAGGAGTCCCGAAGCGCGTTCGCCCTGCCGCCCGCCGAGGCAGACCGCGTGGTCGCCGCTGATTCGGGAACGGAGCACGCGGACCGCGACGACCGCGAGAACCGCGACGACCGCGAGGTCCATAAGGGTCGTCAGGATGCCGACGACTCCACGCACGGCGATCACACACCTCCGCAGGCGCACCCCGTGAGCCCCGAAGCCCCGGCGGCGAACGGCGCGCTGCCACAGCCCGCTCCCCAGCGGACCGCGCAGCCGCTGCCCGCCGAGGCACCCCCGCTGCCCGCAGATGCCTCTCAGGGCAGGTCGTTCAACGTGCGCACGCTGGGCCAGGGCGTGCCGTTCGCCCAGCAGGCCGCGCAATCCCAGGCGCAGATCCAGACGCAGGCTCAGGGCCAAACCCAGGGCCAGGGCCGCTCGCTCGGCGGCAACCAGCCGCTGGCCGCACGCCGCCGCAAGCTGTCCACCCGGCCCGACGACGACGCCACCGAGACGGGCTCCCGCCCGCTCCCCCAGCCCCCCGCCGTCCCCCAGCAGCGGATCCCCGCCACGCCTCCCGAGGGCCGCGCCTACGCGATCGGCGCCCCGGATGAGGGCGCGGAGGGCCCCGAACTGCTCGACGGCCCGGGTGGCGCGATCGAGATCGCGAACCAGCCCGCGCCCCTCCCCGTGGACGACGAACTGCCTCCGGAACCGCTGGACAATCCGCGCAGGCTGCTGGTCTGGCCGGCTCCGGATGTCGCCACCCAACAGGCTCTGACGGACCGCGGCTACCGTCCGGTGATCGTGCACTCGCGCGACGAGGTGGACGCGCAGATCGCCGCGTTCCCAGCGGCTCTGTTCGTCGACCCGCTGACGGGCCCGATCACCCGCACCGCTCTCCAGTCGTTGCGGCAGGCGGCCGTGGGGGCCGAGGTTCCCGTGCTGCTCGCGGCCGGTCTCGGCCAGGCCACCCGAGAGGCGGCGTACGGAGCCGACCCCGCCATACTCCTCAAGGCCCTCGCACCGCGCGACAGCGAGCAGCACCCGTCCCGTGTGCTGCTCATCGAGGAGAACGAGGACATCGCCACCGCGCTGACGGCGACCCTCGAACGCCGCGGCATGCAGGTGGCCCACGCCCTGGGCGACACCGACGCCGTCACCCTGGCCCAGCAGATGCGTCCGAACCTGGTGGTGATGGACCTGATGCAGATCCGTCGGCGCCGCGCCGGAGTCATCGACTGGCTCCGCGCGAACGGCCATCTGAACCGCACCCCGCTGGTCGTCTACACCTCGGCGGGCCTGGACCAGGCCGAACTCCCGAAGCTGTCGGCGGGCGAGACCGTGCTCTTCCTCGCGGAACGCTCCACGAGCACGGAGGTGCAGGGCCGCATCGTGGACCTGCTGGCGAAGATCGGTACGAACTGA
- a CDS encoding SigE family RNA polymerase sigma factor: MTTPVCATASRAATYPSFSSYVRARGPVLLRTARSLTANPCDAEDLLQTALTKTYVAWDRIEDHRALDGYVRRALVNTRTSQWRKRKVDEFACDDLPEPHAVPEPDPAERQVLHDAMWRAVMRLPDRQRAMVVLRYYEDLSEAQTAEVLGVSVGTVKSAVSRALGKLRDDPELAPVR, encoded by the coding sequence ATGACCACGCCAGTCTGCGCGACCGCTTCCAGGGCGGCGACGTATCCGTCCTTCTCGTCGTACGTACGGGCGCGGGGGCCCGTACTGCTGCGGACCGCCCGCTCCCTCACGGCCAACCCGTGCGACGCCGAGGACCTCCTTCAGACCGCGCTCACCAAGACGTATGTGGCCTGGGACCGCATAGAGGACCACCGGGCGCTCGACGGCTATGTGCGGCGCGCGCTCGTCAACACGCGCACGTCGCAGTGGCGCAAGCGCAAGGTCGACGAGTTCGCCTGCGACGATCTTCCCGAACCCCATGCCGTCCCCGAGCCGGACCCCGCCGAGCGCCAGGTCCTGCACGACGCGATGTGGCGCGCGGTGATGCGACTCCCGGACCGCCAGCGCGCGATGGTCGTGCTGCGGTACTACGAGGACCTCAGCGAGGCCCAGACGGCGGAGGTGCTCGGTGTCTCGGTCGGCACGGTCAAGAGTGCCGTCTCGCGTGCTCTCGGAAAGCTGCGCGACGACCCGGAGCTCGCGCCGGTGCGGTGA
- a CDS encoding SSI family serine proteinase inhibitor, translated as MLRRLAMTATASVATLLAVAPGAPASADPAAGPAPAPAPAASPAETQGLPLPLLQPEEPTDRLIVTTAQTGNPRADGTYELNCGPAGGSHPAAKAACARLERLGEGGKDPFAPVGEDRMCAQQYGGPATARVKGTWRGKPVDATFARRNGCEIGRWRAMEPVLPTARS; from the coding sequence ATGCTGCGCCGTCTCGCTATGACCGCCACGGCATCCGTGGCCACTCTCCTCGCCGTCGCCCCCGGTGCGCCCGCATCCGCTGACCCGGCCGCGGGGCCGGCGCCGGCCCCGGCGCCCGCCGCATCGCCGGCCGAGACGCAGGGACTCCCGCTCCCGCTACTCCAACCGGAGGAGCCCACCGACCGGCTCATCGTGACCACCGCGCAGACGGGCAACCCGAGGGCTGACGGCACCTATGAGCTGAACTGCGGACCGGCCGGCGGTTCGCACCCCGCGGCGAAGGCGGCCTGCGCCCGGCTGGAGCGGCTGGGTGAGGGCGGGAAGGACCCCTTCGCGCCGGTCGGCGAGGACCGGATGTGCGCGCAGCAGTACGGGGGCCCGGCGACCGCCCGCGTCAAGGGAACGTGGCGGGGCAAGCCGGTGGATGCCACCTTCGCCCGTCGCAACGGCTGCGAGATCGGCCGGTGGCGGGCGATGGAGCCGGTACTGCCGACCGCCAGGTCGTAG
- a CDS encoding NAD(P)-binding domain-containing protein, with protein sequence MTALGILHPGSMGVAVAAQARRSGAEVLWCPVGRSASSKTRAERYGLTPVRALSEMAERADIILNLCPPAVAEDVARDIAACSYARIYVDGNAVSPATMANISAIVQQSGATAVDGAVIGSPPSDSKRPRLYLSGPADALPPVARLFEGSAVQARALSGGIGKASALKLSYSTYQKTSRALAAVAYALASDHGVGAELLDIAEERGRTPL encoded by the coding sequence ATGACGGCGCTAGGCATCCTGCACCCGGGCAGCATGGGAGTCGCCGTCGCCGCTCAGGCGCGGCGCTCCGGTGCTGAGGTTCTGTGGTGCCCGGTCGGTCGCAGTGCAAGCAGCAAGACACGGGCCGAGAGGTACGGACTCACACCGGTACGAGCACTGAGCGAGATGGCCGAGCGGGCCGACATCATCCTGAACCTGTGCCCGCCCGCCGTTGCCGAAGACGTGGCGCGGGACATCGCGGCGTGCTCGTACGCCCGGATCTACGTCGACGGGAACGCGGTCTCCCCCGCGACAATGGCCAACATCAGCGCCATCGTGCAGCAATCCGGAGCGACCGCCGTAGACGGAGCCGTGATCGGGTCTCCCCCGTCGGACTCCAAGCGCCCTCGCCTCTACCTCTCCGGCCCCGCCGACGCGCTGCCCCCGGTCGCCCGGCTCTTCGAGGGGAGCGCCGTCCAGGCGCGCGCCCTGTCCGGTGGCATCGGGAAGGCATCCGCCCTCAAGCTGTCGTACAGCACCTACCAGAAGACCAGCCGCGCACTGGCCGCCGTCGCCTACGCCCTCGCCAGTGACCACGGAGTGGGGGCAGAGCTACTCGACATCGCCGAGGAGCGAGGCAGGACTCCCCTCTGA